A single window of Rubripirellula lacrimiformis DNA harbors:
- a CDS encoding peroxiredoxin-like family protein gives MLKPQSTVPVLTVKIVDGPDWELSEQAPEHFTFVFFYRGYHCPICRSYLGSIERKMDELEAMGIGAVAISSDSRERAKKSKDEWRLNNIRIGYDFTIEEARAWGLYVSKAIKPSEPDTFSEPGLFVVRPDGELYAASIQTMPFTRPSIDELISGFEYIIKNGYPGRGEA, from the coding sequence ATGCTTAAGCCACAATCCACGGTTCCTGTTTTGACGGTCAAAATAGTTGACGGACCGGACTGGGAGCTCAGCGAGCAAGCCCCTGAGCACTTCACGTTCGTCTTTTTCTATCGCGGCTATCACTGCCCGATATGCCGAAGTTATCTGGGCAGCATCGAGCGCAAGATGGATGAGCTGGAGGCGATGGGCATCGGGGCCGTTGCGATCAGCAGTGACTCACGCGAACGAGCCAAGAAGAGCAAAGATGAATGGCGCCTGAACAACATTCGGATTGGATACGACTTCACCATCGAAGAAGCCAGGGCGTGGGGGCTTTACGTGTCAAAGGCGATCAAGCCAAGCGAGCCGGACACCTTCAGTGAACCCGGTCTCTTCGTGGTCCGACCAGATGGAGAGTTGTACGCAGCGTCGATACAAACGATGCCCTTCACAAGGCCTAGCATTGATGAGCTGATCTCTGGCTTCGAGTACATCATCAAAAACGGATATCCGGGTAGAGGCGAAGCGTGA